In the genome of Eleutherodactylus coqui strain aEleCoq1 unplaced genomic scaffold, aEleCoq1.hap1 HAP1_SCAFFOLD_27, whole genome shotgun sequence, one region contains:
- the LOC136602440 gene encoding histone H1B-like: MAETAPAAAPPAAEPAAKSKKQPKKSAAGGAKKSKKSSGPGVSELIVRAVSASKERSGVSLAALKKALAAGGYDVEKNNSRLKLAVKSLVTKGSLLQVKGSGASGSFKLNKKQETKDKPAKKKPASAAKPKKPAGAKKAAKSPKKPKKAPAKSPKKAKKPAAAAAKKVAKSPKKASKPKAAPKPKKVTKSPAKKAAKPKAAKSPAKKAVKAKKRAAKK, encoded by the coding sequence ATGgcagaaaccgcgccagccgccgCTCCTCCTGCCGCCGAGCCGGCTGCCAAATCCAAGAAGCAGCCGAAGAAATCCGCCGCAGGGGGCGCCAAGAAAAGCAAGAAGTCCTCCGGTCCCGGCGTGTCGGAGCTGATCGTCAGAGCCGTGTCCGCCTCTAAAGAGCGCAGCGGGGTGTCTCTAGCCGCCCTGAAGAAGGCTCTGGCTGCCGGAGGGTACGATGTAGAGAAGAATAACAGCCGCCTGAAGCTGGCCGTCAAGTCTCTGGTCACCAAGGGCAGCCTGCTCCAGGTGAAAGGCAGCGGCGCCTCCGGCTCCTTCAAGCTGAACAAGAAGCAGGAGACTAAGGACAAGCCGGCCAAAAAGAAGCCAGCGTCTGCGGCCAAGCCCAAGAAGCCCGCTGGAGCCAAGAAAGCGGCGAAATCTCCTAAGAAGCCCAAGAAGGCTCCGGCCAAAAGCccgaaaaaagcaaagaaacctGCAGCGGCCGCCGCCAAGAAAGTGGCCAAGAGCCCGAAGAAAGCCTCAAAGCCGAAGGCCGCCCCAAAGCCCAAGAAGGTGACGAAGAGTCCGGCTAAGAAGGCGGCCAAACCCAAAGCTGCCAAGAGTCCGGCTAAGAAGGCTGTTAAAGCCAAGAAGCGTGCGGCTAAGAAATAA
- the LOC136602468 gene encoding histone H3, whose translation MARTKQTARKSTGGKAPRKQLATKAARKSAPATGGVKKPHRYRPGTVALREIRRYQKSTELLIRKLPFQRLVREIAQDFKTDLRFQSSAVMALQEASEAYLVGLFEDTNLCAIHAKRVTIMPKDIQLARRIRGERA comes from the coding sequence ATGGCCAGAACCAAGCAGACCGCTCGTAAATCCACCGGAGGGAAAGCTCCCCGCAAGCAGCTGGCTACGAAGGCCGCCAGGAAGAGCGCTCCTGCCACCGGCGGAGTGAAGAAGCCTCACCGCTACCGTCCAGGTACagtggctctccgtgaaatccgtCGCTACCAGAAGTCCACCGAGCTGCTGATCCGTAAGCTTCCCTTTCAGCGCCTGGTGAGAGAGATCGCCCAGGACTTCAAGACTGACCTGCGCTTCCAGAGCTCAGCGGTCATGGCCCTGCAGGAGGCCAGCGAGGCTTACCTGGTAGGACTGTTCGAGGACACCAATCTGTGCGCCATCCACGCCAAGCGGGTCACCATCATGCCCAAAGACATCCAGCTGGCCCGCAGGATTCGTGGAGAGAGGGCTTAG